In Mytilus trossulus isolate FHL-02 chromosome 6, PNRI_Mtr1.1.1.hap1, whole genome shotgun sequence, a single window of DNA contains:
- the LOC134721616 gene encoding lipopolysaccharide-binding protein-like, translated as MAPITDSKIMVYITLSDYVFNTMFYQAHKHNMLVFNLTSKNIKDKKDILNTTCSGLCIGKFIPQIGKAFPNSTVELHMLSTKPPVTNITVGALGVRAEGNITLFARKSDKSLHYLFTIYAKASIKVNLSMANEMIHGKLYDTKIQTKVTDSAIGTINDRALQFLVDSAIITTIEPMVNGLGTKGFLCHRQRIYNSNSLILNYCRTRS; from the exons ATGGCACCAATCACAGACAGCAAGATAATGGTTTACATCACATTGTCAGATTATGTATTCAACACTATGTTTTATCAAGCGCATAAACATAACATGCTGGTGTTCAACTTGACTTCAAAAAAT ATCAAGGACAAGAAAGATATATTGAACACAACCTGTTCAGGTCTGTGTATTGGGAAATTTATTCcacag ATCGGAAAAGCTTTTCCAAATAGTACAGTAGAACTACACATGCTTAGTACTAAACCaccagtgacaaatattacaGTCGGAGCCCTTGGTGTGAGAGCTGAAGGGAACATCACCTTGTTTGCTAGGAAATCAGACAAAAGTCtacattatttgtttacaatctATGCT AAAGCATCAATAAAAGTGAATCTTTCAATGGCAAATGAGATGATACATGGAAAACTCTACGATACGAA aattcaaACAAAAGTTACAGACTCTGCCATTGGTACTATAAAT gATAGAGCATTACAATTCCTTGTGGACAGTGCTATCATAACCACCATAGAACCAATGGTCAACG GTCTCGGAACCAAAGGTTTCCTATGCCATCGACAAAGGATTTACAATTCCAACAGTCTAATATTAAACTATTGTCG aaCACGGTCCTGA
- the LOC134721619 gene encoding bactericidal permeability-increasing protein-like, which produces MLQAIILTCILFATCIYSTNPGLRLHITQNGINYANTVAVDLISKTVLSAKIPDQSGSGHHVEYNIYGMVIKNFQLGTSSIKLSSGSDLKWTTANIVLEIDGNFHYKYRWHFIKISDHGRFTVQFSGMSFSVGINTGVDGNGRPTIKSAQCACNSGHVNFKFHGGRAWIYNTFAGKVSKAISEQFQKKMCGIVQNLIDNNAQKSLSTMKVQVKLGKVLTLDYRLMSAPKATQQYIEASLKGEILWTSDKTEAPFAPQSMAPITDSKIMVYITLSDYVFNTMFYQAHKHNMLVFNLTSKNIKDKKDILNTTCSGLCIGKFIPQIEKAFPNSRVELHMLSTKPPVTNITVGALGVRAEGNITLFARKSDKSLHYLFTIYAKASIKVNLSMANEMINGKLYDTKIQTKVIESAIGTINDRALQFLVDSAIITTIEPMINGLGTKGFPMPSTKDLQFQQSNIKLLSNTVLIETDLKYAPKSSVLKFVPMNERYLAIEI; this is translated from the exons ATGTTACAGGCAATAATTTTGACCTGTATATTGTTCGCAACTTGCATTTATTCAACCAATCCAGGATTGAGACTTCATATAACACAGAATGGAATAAATTATG CTAATACCGTAGCAGTGGATCTAATTTCCAAGACAGTACTAAGTGCTAAAATACCAGATCAAAGTGGATCAGGACATCATGTAGAATATAACATCTATGG TATGGTAATCAAAAACTTCCAACTAGGAACCAGCAGTATTAAGCTTTCGTCTGGAAGTGACCTCAAATGGACAACAGCAAACATCGTATTGGAAATTGATGGGAATTTTCACTATAAATATAGATGGCATTT TATCAAGATATCTGACCATGGAAGATTTACAGTTCAGTTTTCAGGGATGTCGTTCAGCGTCGGAATAAATACGG GTGTTGATGGCAATGGGAGACCAACAATTAAATCTGCACAATGCGCATGTAACAGTGGTCATGTTAATTTCAAATTCCATGGAGGAAGAGCTTGGATCTACAATACGTTTGCAGGGAAAGTTTCTAAGGCTATTAGTGaacagtttcagaaaaag ATGTGTGGAATAGTTCAAAATCTCATTGATAATAATGCACAGAAGAGTCTTTCAACTATGAAAG ttcAGGTTAAACTAGGTAAAGTCCTGACACTTGACTACAGACTCATGTCAGCTCCAAAGGCAACTCAGCAGTATATAGAAGCGAGTCTTAAG GGAGAAATACTCTGGACCAGTGATAAAACAGAAGCACCATTTGCACCACAATCAATGGCACCAATCACAGACAGCAAGATAATGGTTTACATCACATTGTCAGATTATGTCTTCAACACTATGTTTTATCAAGCGCATAAACATAACATGCTTGTGTTCAACTTGActtcaaaaaat ATCAAGGACAAGAAAGATATATTGAACACAACCTGTTCAGGTCTGTGTATTGGGAAATTTATTCcacag ATCGAAAAAGCTTTTCCAAATAGTAGAGTAGAACTACACATGCTTAGTACTAAACCACCAGTGACAAATATAACAGTCGGAGCCCTTGGTGTGAGAGCTGAAGGGAACATCACCTTGTTTGCTAGGAAATCAGACAAAAGTCtacattatttgtttacaatctATGCT AAAGCATCAATAAAAGTGAATCTTTCAATGGCAAATGAGATGATAAATGGAAAACTCTACGATACGAA AATTCAAACAAAAGTTATAGAGTCTGCCATTGGTACAATAAAT gATAGAGCATTACAATTCCTTGTGGACAGTGCCATCATAACCACCATAGAACCAATGATCAACG GTCTCGGAACCAAAGGTTTTCCTATGCCATCGACAAAGGATTTACAATTCCAACAGTCTAATATTAAACTATTGTCG aacaCGGTCCTGATTGAAACTGATTTGAAGTATGCTCCTAAATCAAGTGTGCTGAAGTTTGTGCCTATGAATGAACGATACCTGGCGATTGAAATTTAA